The DNA sequence GAAGACAACGCGCATCTTTACTGCAGCACCTTGCGGCACAACAACGGCACGAAGGTGGATGTGTATGGTTTGCTGGAGGCCTGGAGCGTAGGCCGGATATCCGCCGACCCCGGTTACAGTCTCAACGTGTACGACGGCGGGGAGTTCGTGGTTTACAGCGGCGTCCCCGTCGGCCCATGGAGCAAGGACGGAGTGGTTACCATGTTCATTGGTTCAACGGTCACGCTCAACGGCGATCACTCGGCGCCGTTGGATTACCTGGCCAAGGTTCGGGCGGGTGAGCCGGGTACGTGGCAAGTTGAGTATTCCAATGGCTGGACCACGATCATGCTCGTTCCCGAGCCGGCATCGCTGCTGCTGGGTCTGTGCGGTCTGGCGATGTTCAGGAGACGCGGGGCCTGAGGGAGGGGAGTAGGCGTTCAGGCGTGTTTAATGTCAGTGAGGCGAAAAGCATCGAGTATGCTGCGTGGTCGTGGTGATGGCGACTGCTCTTGTGCGGGCATGTTCAGCCAAGCCACGCCAGCAGAAAGGAGGATAAAGCAATGGTGAAGAGAAGTGTTGTTGTTGGGATGGTTGTTCTGGCCTGTGCCATGTTTTGTGGCTGGGCGTCGGCGGCGGTGATCGTCTGGAACATGGGCGAACAACTCAACGACGCCGGCAAGCAGACTTGGGCCATGACAAAGGTTGGAGACGGGTATGGGGATATTGGCGCCGGCGATTTCAACCCCCCGACCAACGCGGGGGTCAACCCGATCGTGCAAGGTCCGTACACCGCGTTCTCGCGATTTGTGGACTCCGGCAGCTATGGGAATGACGGGTTCGTCATGAAGAACACCGTCGGCACGCCCATCGGTCAGACTTTCACGATCGACATGATCGTCAAGGGCGAGCGGAAGCTCAACTCCACCGGCCGATCCATGGGGTTGAGAGTCGGCAACTCCGGCGCCACCATTAGCGCCGGCGTCGGAATCGAGCCGGGCACAGTCTTTAACCCGGCATTTGACGGCAACGCGTTATGGATGACGTGCAGGAACGGCGCTTACATTCCGCACGGCGCCCTTTTCCTCAAGACGACGGACGCTTTTGAGTGGCGCGCCGTTCGGATTACCGCAAACGGCAACGGCACCG is a window from the Phycisphaerae bacterium genome containing:
- a CDS encoding PEP-CTERM sorting domain-containing protein (PEP-CTERM proteins occur, often in large numbers, in the proteomes of bacteria that also encode an exosortase, a predicted intramembrane cysteine proteinase. The presence of a PEP-CTERM domain at a protein's C-terminus predicts cleavage within the sorting domain, followed by covalent anchoring to some some component of the (usually Gram-negative) cell surface. Many PEP-CTERM proteins exhibit an unusual sequence composition that includes large numbers of potential glycosylation sites. Expression of one such protein has been shown restore the ability of a bacterium to form floc, a type of biofilm.); its protein translation is MVKRSVVVGMVVLACAMFCGWASAAVIVWNMGEQLNDAGKQTWAMTKVGDGYGDIGAGDFNPPTNAGVNPIVQGPYTAFSRFVDSGSYGNDGFVMKNTVGTPIGQTFTIDMIVKGERKLNSTGRSMGLRVGNSGATISAGVGIEPGTVFNPAFDGNALWMTCRNGAYIPHGALFLKTTDAFEWRAVRITANGNGTVTLYDFLYGAAGYVGTVPEGGYWTNLPAGAGGELDALGFHLNSLSGGTVTWSGFSLLGLAMNTDTALDGTTPFMLAAIPEPASLLLFALFGGLTLIRRRR
- a CDS encoding PEP-CTERM sorting domain-containing protein codes for the protein GTSWHDVLNWDDSIPSATTWDVNKTGEQGTPGNHNIRITANGTCGSGTIYNQPGYTVNMTVENGVTMTNSGALNYYAAGLFTVKTGAFYDMRNGQLAIEHSNLTTVIEDNAHLYCSTLRHNNGTKVDVYGLLEAWSVGRISADPGYSLNVYDGGEFVVYSGVPVGPWSKDGVVTMFIGSTVTLNGDHSAPLDYLAKVRAGEPGTWQVEYSNGWTTIMLVPEPASLLLGLCGLAMFRRRGA